A window of Exiguobacterium sp. Helios genomic DNA:
AGGAACTCTAATGGATCATTTTTATACAGAAACGAAAGTGCCGACGACGAAGGAGCAAGCCTGGTCCTTTTTAAGTGATGCCAAAGCCCTGACGGGGATGACGACGTTTCCGAAAGTACAGACGAACGGGGATACACGGACATATGCGGGGAACACGATTCAGCTGAAGGTCGGTGTTCCACCGGTTTTTGTAAAGTGGGATTCGATCATTCCAATGGTCGGGAGCGACTTGTTCGTGGATGTCGGAGTCAAGGTGCCATTTCCTTTTACAGCCTGGTGTCATCTTCACCGTGTCGAGGAACGGGCGGACGGGGTCTACATGATTGATGACTTGGTCTATAAATCGTATTTACCAAAAGGGTTGGTGGACTTATTTATTCTGAAGCCGATGTTTCAGCAGCGGAAACAGGCGATTTTGCATCATTTTTCAAGTTAAATACCAGTCATTTTCCTGAAAAAGTAGCCTTTCGTTTTTCATGTGTTCTGAAAATGGGTATAATAAGCACGAGAGTATAGAAAAAACTGAATAAAAAGCTTCAGAAAGGAGTAGCACATGAGTCGATTCCCAAAAGAAAGTAGCAAGATTGAGATTCAAAGTTTCAAACATAACGGCAGCTTACACAGAGTTTGGGAAGAAACGCTCGTGCTTAAATCGACGGAAGAAGAATTGATTGGATTCAATGACCGGATCATGGTCAGTGAATCGGATGGTCGTCAGTGGCGGACACGAGAACCCGCGATTTGTTATTTTTCGACAGAACTCTGGTTTAATGTAATCTGTATGATTCGTGAAGACGGAATCTACTATTACTGCAACTTAGGGTCACCTTCGACGTTTGATGAAAAGGATCGAGCAGTTAAGTACATTGATTATGATTTAGATATTAAAGTCTATCCGGACATGTCTTACATGATTTTGGATGAGGACGAGTACGAAAAACATCGCCGGGAGATGAACTATCCGAAAGCGATTGATCGTATTCTGAAGGACAACGTTCAGATTTTGATTCAATGGATCCGCAGTCGCAAAGGTCCATTCAATCCAGCTTTCGTGGAAACGTGGTATCGTGAATACGAAACAAGATATCGGAGATGATGGTTCGCCATCGTCTTTTTTTAGTGGAAAGAAGGGAAATACATGGGTAAAGCAAAACAAAAACAGTTAAAAGAGAAGGGTTCCATCCGGCGGTACATGGAATTCGTCAAACCGTATAAAAAACAAATTCTCTTAACGGTGTTCGTCGGGATCATCAAGTTTTCGATTCCGTTAGGATTGCCGCTGCTCTACAAGTACATCATTGACAATTTACTTGATAATCAGACCGTTCCGCTGGCGGAGCGCAGTAAAGAGCTGGCCTACTTGATCGGAGCCGGATTCTTCGTCTTCCTTGTCATCAAACCGCCGCTTGAATACATTCGGCAGTATCTGGCCCAGTGGTCGGCGTCAAAAATTTTATTTGATGTCCGGAACCGTCTGTTCGATCATGTTCAGAAATTGTCACTCCGCTTTTATTCAAATACGAAAACCGGTGAAGTCATCTCCCGGATCATCAATGATGTCGAACAAACAAAAGATTTTGTCGTCACCGGACTCATGAATTTATGGCTCGATATGATTACGATTTTGATTGCCATCGCTATCATGTGGACGATTGATCCGAAACTGACACTCGTCGCCATCATTCCGTTGCCGTTTTACGCACTCGCGGTCAAGTTCTTTTACGGACGACTCCGCAGTCTGACACGGGACCGTTCCGCAGCTCTTGCTGAGCTTCAAGGACACTTGACGGAACGGGTCAACGGAATGGCAGTCATTCGCAGTTTTGCGCTTGAACCCCATGAAAACCAGGCGTTCAAAAAACAAAATGACGGATTCTTGACAGCGGCCTTACGCCAAACGAATTGGAATGCCCGGACGTACGTCGTCGTCTCGACGATTACCGATTTTGCACCGATTTTGATTTTCGGAGCAGCAGCCTTCCTCGTTCTGAACGAACAGGAATCACTTGGGACGATGGTCGCCTTTATTGCCTACATTGATCGTCTGTACGCACCGCTCGGTCGTCTCGTGAACTCTTCGACGACACTGACCCAGTCGATTGCCTCGATGGACCGGATGTTTGAATTCCTGGATGAGCCGTATGACATTACGGAAAAAGCCAATGCGAAAAATCCGGTTGCTGTCAAAGGGAACGTCCAGTTTGAAAATATCAGCTTCTCATACGAAGAAGGCGGCGAACGGGCGATTGACCGGTTGACGCTCGATGTTCAGGCCGGAGAACGGATAGCATTTGTCGGGATGTCGGGCGGTGGGAAATCAACACTGGTCAGTCTGATTCCCCGTTTTTACGACGTATCCTCCGGGCGAATCACGCTTGACGGCGTCGACATTCGTGATTTGAAGTTACGTGGTCTTCGCGATCAAATCGGTATGGTCATGCAGGAATCGATTCTGTTCAGTGAATCGGTCGAGATGAACATTAAGATGGGGAATCCCGAGGCAACGGATGAAGAGGTGGTCGCGGCAGCGAAAGCGGCCAATGCCCATGAGTTCATTGAACGTTTGGCGGACGGCTATAAAACACCGGTCGGCGAACGGGGTGTCAAATTGTCTGGCGGACAAAAACAACGTCTGGCAATTGCCCGGGTATTCCTTAAAAATCCACCGATTTTGATTTTGGATGAAGCGACGAGTGCGCTGGATTTGGAAAGTGAATCGATGATTCAGGATTCGCTTGCCCGTCTTGCAAAAGGACGGACGACGTTTACCGTCGCCCACCGTCTCTCGACCATCACCGATGCCGATAAAATTGTCGTCATTGAAAACGGTCAGATTACAGAAATGGGACGTCATGAAGAATTAATGCGAAAACGTGGCGCCTACTTTGAACTGTATGCAATTCAAAACCTAGAACTCGTTGAATGAAAAAAGGCTGTTCCGAAAAAATCGGAACAGCCTTTTTGTATGAATGGTTGATTTACAGTTGGGCGAAAGCACGGTTGACAGCAACAATTGTTTCGTCAATGTCTGCTTCCGTGTGAGCCGTCGTCAAGAACCAGGCTTCGTATTTAGAAGGAGCGAGGTTGACGCCTTGTTCAAGCATTAACTTGAAGAAACGACCGAACGTTTCACTATCGGCACGTTCAGCACCTAAATAGTCGATGACTGTTTCGTCCGTGAAGTAAACCGTCAATGCACCTTTAAGACGGTTAATCGTAATCGTGACGTCATGTGTGTCAGCAGCCTCTAATATTCCTTGTTCGAGTTTTGCACCGAGACGGTCGAACTCTTCGTATACACCGGGCTGTTCGAGCAACTCGAGACAGGCGATTCCAGCTGCCATCGAAGCCGGATTTCCCGCCATCGTACCTGCTTGATAGGCAGGACCAAGTGGCGCAACATGTTCCATGATATCTTGGCGTCCGCCATAAGCCCCGATCGGCAGACCGCCGCCGATGATTTTTCCGAGCGCTGTCATGTCTGGGCGGATGTTCAAGAGTTCTTGTGCACTACCGTACATGAAACGGAAAGCAGTGATGACCTCATCATAGATGACAAGAGCACCGTGTTCATGGGTGATGTCGTTGATCGCTTCGAGGAAACCGGGTTGAGGCTCCACGATTCCGAAGTTTCCGACAATCGGTTCGACAAGCACACAGGCGACTTGATCGCCCCATTCTGCCATGATTTGACGGTAAGATTCGATATCGTTGAACGGTGTCGTAATGACTTCTTTGGCTGTCGCTTTAGTGACGCCGGCCGAATCAGGTGAACCGAGTGTGGCAGGACCGCTACCGGCTGCAATCAGCATTAAGTCCGAGTGACCATGGTAGCAACCGCTGAATTTGACGACAAGTTCACGTCCTGTATAGGCGCGGGCGACGCGGATCGTCGTCATGACGGCCTCTGTTCCGGAGTTTGTGAAACGCACCTTTTCTAAAGAAGGGATCGCTTGTTGGAGTTTGTGCGCAAAGTCGATTTCGAGACGGTGGGGTGTTCCGTATAACAAACCGTTGCGCGAAGCGTTCGTGATCGCTTCCGTAATATGTGGATGACCGTGACCGGTGATAATCGGACCGTAAGCTGCTAAGTAATCGATGTAACGATTGCCGTCGACATCATAAAAGTAAGCTCCTTCTCCACGCTCCATATAAACGGGTGCACCACCTCCGACTGCTTTATAAGAGCGGGATGGGCTGTTCACACCTCCGACGATACATTGTTGTGCTACTTCATATAATGCTTCGGAAGTCGGGCGATTTGCATGAGTTGACATGATGATTCCTCCAATCCTTGATACGTGAAAAATATCACGATATGATTGTATCATGTCCGTCAAACGTGGAGCAGAGCCGTTGACGGAAAGAGAGAATGTAGGTAGACTAATTATAAAGATTACAATCTAATAATCAATGAAAGATAGAAATGAGGGGATGACGTGGCGAACGAAATGCTAGATGATGCAGTACGCTCTTTACGTGAATCAGGCGTTCGGATGACACCACAACGTCATGCGATTTTGGAATATTTAACGACGGGACATACACATCCGACGGCAGATGAGATTTATCGTGCGCTCGAACATCGTTTTCCAAATATGAGTGTGGCGACAGTTTATAATAATCTACGGGTTTTTAGAGAAAAAGGGATCGTAGAAGAGATGAATTATGGAGATGCTTCAAGCCGTTTTGATTTCGTTACGACGCGTCATTACCATATGATTTGCGAAGGATGCGGGAAAATCGTTGACTTCAACTATCCTGTTTTAGATGACGTTGAGACGGTTGCGGCGCATTTAACAGGTTTTAAAGTAGATCGTCATCGTCTTGAGGTTTACGGGACTTGTCCGGAGTGTCAATCAAACGTGCATTAAAAAAACGAGCTTCCTTAACGGGGAGCTCGTTTACTGTGTTTATTGTACTTTTCATCGAATTCTTTTCCTTCAAGGTTACGATCCATCGTCAGAGGTTCGTCGCAGTGCATGCATAAATCGACTCGCCCGAGGACTTTCGTCTCCTTGCCGCAGTTTGGGCAGGTGACGACTGCTGCTTTCGTCGAAGTGAGTCCGATCAAAAAATAGAGAGCCGTACTGGCGAGGACCATTACAAATCCGACAAGCATGAGGATGACCATGATGATTTCGAATTGTTTTAACAAAAGACCGCCATACATGACAAGCATTCCACCAAAGACAAGGAACATTGCCAAGTTACGGGCGCGGTTTATTTTATTCTTGCGTTGTTTTTTCACATGAATTCCCCCTGTAGTCAGTCTAGCATATTGTTGGATCGAGTCAGAAGCAGGAACGATTGATTTTTTGTCGAAAATGGTAACGGACGAATGATCAGAGTAACGAGTATGGAGTAGAGAAGGGTGAGAAGGAAATGGAACAAGCAACACGAACGATTTATTCAGAATATGCGGCTTATCCGGAGACGCAAGGCATTATCTCTGTTGAAAAAAGG
This region includes:
- a CDS encoding DUF2614 family zinc ribbon-containing protein — protein: MKKQRKNKINRARNLAMFLVFGGMLVMYGGLLLKQFEIIMVILMLVGFVMVLASTALYFLIGLTSTKAAVVTCPNCGKETKVLGRVDLCMHCDEPLTMDRNLEGKEFDEKYNKHSKRAPR
- a CDS encoding ABC transporter ATP-binding protein; its protein translation is MGKAKQKQLKEKGSIRRYMEFVKPYKKQILLTVFVGIIKFSIPLGLPLLYKYIIDNLLDNQTVPLAERSKELAYLIGAGFFVFLVIKPPLEYIRQYLAQWSASKILFDVRNRLFDHVQKLSLRFYSNTKTGEVISRIINDVEQTKDFVVTGLMNLWLDMITILIAIAIMWTIDPKLTLVAIIPLPFYALAVKFFYGRLRSLTRDRSAALAELQGHLTERVNGMAVIRSFALEPHENQAFKKQNDGFLTAALRQTNWNARTYVVVSTITDFAPILIFGAAAFLVLNEQESLGTMVAFIAYIDRLYAPLGRLVNSSTTLTQSIASMDRMFEFLDEPYDITEKANAKNPVAVKGNVQFENISFSYEEGGERAIDRLTLDVQAGERIAFVGMSGGGKSTLVSLIPRFYDVSSGRITLDGVDIRDLKLRGLRDQIGMVMQESILFSESVEMNIKMGNPEATDEEVVAAAKAANAHEFIERLADGYKTPVGERGVKLSGGQKQRLAIARVFLKNPPILILDEATSALDLESESMIQDSLARLAKGRTTFTVAHRLSTITDADKIVVIENGQITEMGRHEELMRKRGAYFELYAIQNLELVE
- a CDS encoding glutamate-1-semialdehyde 2,1-aminomutase, which codes for MSTHANRPTSEALYEVAQQCIVGGVNSPSRSYKAVGGGAPVYMERGEGAYFYDVDGNRYIDYLAAYGPIITGHGHPHITEAITNASRNGLLYGTPHRLEIDFAHKLQQAIPSLEKVRFTNSGTEAVMTTIRVARAYTGRELVVKFSGCYHGHSDLMLIAAGSGPATLGSPDSAGVTKATAKEVITTPFNDIESYRQIMAEWGDQVACVLVEPIVGNFGIVEPQPGFLEAINDITHEHGALVIYDEVITAFRFMYGSAQELLNIRPDMTALGKIIGGGLPIGAYGGRQDIMEHVAPLGPAYQAGTMAGNPASMAAGIACLELLEQPGVYEEFDRLGAKLEQGILEAADTHDVTITINRLKGALTVYFTDETVIDYLGAERADSETFGRFFKLMLEQGVNLAPSKYEAWFLTTAHTEADIDETIVAVNRAFAQL
- a CDS encoding DUF402 domain-containing protein is translated as MSRFPKESSKIEIQSFKHNGSLHRVWEETLVLKSTEEELIGFNDRIMVSESDGRQWRTREPAICYFSTELWFNVICMIREDGIYYYCNLGSPSTFDEKDRAVKYIDYDLDIKVYPDMSYMILDEDEYEKHRREMNYPKAIDRILKDNVQILIQWIRSRKGPFNPAFVETWYREYETRYRR
- the perR gene encoding peroxide-responsive transcriptional repressor PerR, with the translated sequence MLDDAVRSLRESGVRMTPQRHAILEYLTTGHTHPTADEIYRALEHRFPNMSVATVYNNLRVFREKGIVEEMNYGDASSRFDFVTTRHYHMICEGCGKIVDFNYPVLDDVETVAAHLTGFKVDRHRLEVYGTCPECQSNVH